Proteins from a single region of Salvelinus sp. IW2-2015 linkage group LG4p, ASM291031v2, whole genome shotgun sequence:
- the brca2 gene encoding breast cancer type 2 susceptibility protein isoform X4 produces the protein MDIRRNMFDAFKDQIWEELGPLNPNWFEELTAEASSWDRGDTEKENPSTAISCGQDGSFKTPLGKCPLDGDMFSTPKIFRQRRPQSPETLTEDALFSPDQGTSATEKMDTSPCLFGKSIDSETPSKSYRTRLHGDSFGLLDTPKPSMQAHSAKRISESLGAQLDPDMSWTSSLNTPVMSPTIILTKSEEHRTMCPVRIATEEQVMFVRKLFPSAMESGSTMLSPEQNDRPLCQHNGPDSHLPGVIDISPGFQDTLPGDSGSHWKQTLPDAIEDGEIRSTVAGVLDGAEDVLSIFFSNRSLALQRVKTKERIKRKQSGATKEHVPTSTMEHDKVSSERAGEYQHTGETSEPLESRTDMKSGDLATSQWTPINVPDISGYDMDSFHHEGSSSTNHIIPQDGISETFRDFTGSQQPDGGFSKQTVQVESALSRRTLPYTSQPEGSQLTGSVVESALQHTFPRKTRTFVYCVKNPLLSVQEKYVTQMLPASPGTAPRGENQNIKQSETIPNEAEFNHLNKTALDGKKPLVQQKSATEENIVSQAPTKDPDLDMSQLCRVFAQDFSQVVDYSQPCSKRADAIKNGFSASACLLAMRLRNRKQLNKLEWGQKPEHLNSGISDEMHISGSQFSNSANTSRMKSTLCDSGFPPSTLSDVTQTESSHVHPSSEKSYGNQSSRGFETGNNWIISLPPEAIKKAKASLDDLTEENMTDVVTAASEVKAVLSCVTGSQLSTEVKFISPLNIAKRSKQTSVKLNGQVHVQTPRSVNVSVSSHPGSGFKMASNKKIHFFSANLEKDKDLFKEIEDEIPAVNIPEISLPEEGNMSCGLELVDGSHLPPLLYTHQRSVDSQGPLTASQRADVSELCSLLEAADSQFEFTQFKPAKLNFYVPDGSPPRQSEKELGPDFLTGIDFDDSFNSDVEKQSVKMATPDKNTTISHCKEICQVTTTKIKSSGASSSNSTEKPKEHVIHRRVLYIPSYSSENIAERSFGLLTKTTNKNHLLDMDTNTSGMECESKDLPKLGVGFKTAGGNAMIVSEKCLSKARALFADFEGKNCAPKCAVKNPEQVETSPVQYRGEVDTNVDSNVTHFHGPEKKVDLKEPRDEYIDKIKVDFTHSHKHGDGGFQTASGKGVTISAKALQKANAVFKDCDAMEGAGCASEKLSKTSVVSETGSNNFERNNCGFSTARGKRVDVSAKSLLKARTLLNDCDELDNSKPGKIPSLNAKIPSQNIPQKSDCDFKKPSSKAASISAKIPFTAETPFDGGTSHDVLGAKSKMLEPENSQTHAKDPLKNGCGFSTASGKRVSVSEGALLKAQALLSECHVDGEELSKPKKKITVDLHTIQNPTQKHSGFKTATVSEVTVSPKVHKQAKAVFNNCDSNMDSLISAEAKQGNIDVKSADGLMNNPGKSYCAFMTAGGKNVHVSEKGILKAKSILNENLDNCTDSNAIEEAWFSDGRFSLLTEDGTGVKKGAGNKSNSSDLNDDEKSCDFSTAGGRTVHMSDGALQKAKSILNECDVIENPQPENGHKVHLEKIPTKETHEISHGSTASGKGVFISEKALQEACEDTLASDTDPHKRSEANRPLKVPTPHINVQRVPVKAVRLEDREVIQTIVGMACQSSSVECQAESSLLHFESLGFSGCSVTQRRYFAQEAMDCTKALLEDEDLTDHCPGTPIQANPMSCKGGFEMRSGIVKRSAEDLGMTDQPPLKRRLLTKFDRTVDCSRRSELTPAKSSSDGIFKDRRVFKYNVALQPNVTRPYRANQRCVDTRLNKTEPQKTTSDPTAEDRKPVSSKTAVFVPPFRKNVKLEPQRSSGLKDKTRAPGVFVSPFRKDNRVTREGSFKPSEDNHSPFISEMPSKTTSVPLPEYNPITDTGSDNAKESIKEQDPQNIDKTDLGDDGGHCLPVTLGGEDATAEESIADAECLQLARDMQDMRIKKKKRQTIRPLPGSLYLAKTSGVARLTLREAVGGRHPVQHTHKQLYGYGVHRHVSDISSESAEAFRFVCRHFFRREAFVEGCIQLADGGWLIPRNDGTAGKHEFHRALCDSPGVDPKLISEAWVFNNYRWVVWKQACMERAFPAVMGSLCLTPEQVLLQLKYRYDLEVDNSKRSALRKIMERDDTAVKTMVLCVCGVVTKGHNSTRQSWSETKTKTPPGSAAGSKATSSPVGLIWLTDGWYAIKAQLDVPLTAMLRRGRLAIGGKVLVHGAELVGSQDACSPLEAPDSLMLKIRANGTRVARWYTRLGFYSNPSPFLLPLSSLYSNGGPVGCVDIVVLRSYPTQWMEKKSDGGFAFRAGRAEEREARRHGDAKHKAMEILFAKIQAQFEKEDVCGKPRGRRRTLRGRDIETLLDGEELYDAVENDPVYLEGRLSEQQREALNSYRRCVGERRQAALQERFRQALESTQEGEGGSCHNRDVTPIWKLSVADSRAKPGSNAVYLLNIWRPSMDLQSLLKEGCRYKAYKLSTSEGKKRAGNTSIQLTATKKTQFQNLQASAGWLSERFQAREAVGFRVLLNRDLKPLCGEVDLVGYVISITDRQGHSPVVYLVDGWLDFVKVRCCSSLVQQGLEEVVKPLALVALSNLQLRAHPSSPTPIRSAIPGLYAGELVSFSTNPKEPHLQEAATQLRTLVQGQEHFFRTAEERLSNLVQGSAQCLPPPPWTPGWKADAKPDARTTMTPQQSVRSVGPFTPLNRVVPPPPACSSGGDNKDPKSLKRKRCLEYLCRVPSPPPLCPLGTMTLPSPSVNKTFNTPRRTETHRILKTPLAPAPQHVHLPLEDEWVEDEELVMIDTQALHDGIGIDT, from the exons ATGGACATAAGGAGAAACATGTTTGATGCTTTCAAGGATCAAATATGGGAAG AGTTGGGACCTCTGAACCCAAACTGGTTTGAGGAACTCACTGCTGAAGCTTCCAGTTGGGATCGGGgtgatacagagaaagagaatcCCAGCACTGCAATATCTTGTGGACAAGATGGCAGTTTCAAAACACCATTGGGGAAATGTCCCCTTGATGGTGATATGTTCTCTACCCCGAAGATTTTCAGGCAGAGAAGACCACAGTCTCCTGAGACATTGACAGAAGATGCACTTTTTTCCCCTGATCAAG GAACCTCTGCAACAGAAAAAATGGACACAAGCCCATGTTTATTTGGAAAATCAATAGACAG CGAGACCCCCAGTAAATCCTATAGAACAAGGCTGCATGGAGACAGTTTTG GGCTGCTTGACACACCGAAACCCTCTATG CAGGCACACTCTGCCAAACGTATATCTGAAAGTCTTGGTGCACAGTTAGACCCTGATATGTCCTGGACCAGTTCTCTCAATACACCTGTCATGTCGCCCACCATCATTTTGA CTAAAAGTGAGGAGCATAGGACTATGTGCCCAGTAAGAATTGCTACCGAAGAGCAGGTTATG TTTGTGCGAAAGCTTTTCCCCTCGGCCATGGAGTCTGGAAGCACAATGCTGTCACCAGAACAGAATGATAGACCTCTCTGTCAACACAATG GACCGGATTCCCACTTGCCTGGTGTGATTGACATCTCCCCTGGCTTTCAAGACACGCTACCTGGTGACAGTGGCAGCCATTGGAAACAGACTTTACCAGACGCTATTGAGGACGGAGAAATCCGCAGCACTGTGGCCGGTGTCCTAGATGGAGCTGAGGATGTCCTCTCCATATTCTTCAGCAACAGAAGTTTGGCTTTACAAAGGGTGAAGACCAAAGAGAGAATCAAAAGGAAGCAAAGTGGCGCAACTAAGGAACACGTACCTACTTCTACAATGGAACATGACAAAGTATCcagtgagagagcaggagaatACCAACACACTGGGGAAACCTCTGAGCCTCTTGAGTCCAGGACTGACATGAAGTCTGGGGATTTGGCGACTTCTCAGTGGACGCCAATAAATGTACCTGATATTTCAGGCTATGATATGGATTCATTTCACCATGAGGGGTCTTCCTCTACTAATCACATAATTCCACAAGATGGCATAAGTGAAACATTCCGTGACTTCACTGGGAGCCAGCAGCCGGATGGCGGTTTCTCTAAGCAGACTGTCCAGGTGGAGTCTGCCCTTTCCAGAAGAACATTACCATACACCAGCCAGCCAGAGGGATCTCAATTGACAGGGTCTGTAGTCGAAAGCGCTCTGCAACACACCTTTCCcaggaaaacaaggacatttgtttaCTGTGTCAAAAATCCACTTCTGTCAGTGCAAGAAAAATATGTTACTCAGATGTTACCTGCATCACCTGGAACTGCTCCCAGAG GTGAAAATCAGAACATAAAACAAAGTGAAACCATACCAAATGAAGCGGAGTTTAATCATCTTAACAAAACTGCCTTGGATGGGAAAAAGCCGCTAGTTCAGCAGAAAAGTGCAACTGAAGAAAATATTGTTTCACAAGCACCGACCAAAGACCCTGATCTTGATATGTCACAGCTTTGCAGGGTATTTGCGCAAGATTTTAGCCAAGTAGTTGACTACAGTCAACCATGCAGCAAAAGAGCAGATGCTATTAAAAATGGCTTCTCTGCATCAGCTTGTCTCTTAGCAATGAGACTAAGGAACAGAAAACAGTTGAATAAACTAGAATGGGGCCAGAAACCTGAACATCTTAACTCTGGCATCAGTGATGAAATGCATATTTCTGGTTCTCAGTTTAGCAACTCTGCAAACACGTCTAGAATGAAGAGTACATTGTGTGATAGCGGCTTCCCCCCCTCCACCCTTTCTGATGTCACACAAACAGAATCATCCCATGTTCACCCTAGCTCTGAAAAAAGTTATGGAAATCAGTCATCTAGAGGGTTTGAAACGGGTAACAACTGGATTATCTCTTTGCCTCCAGAAGCAATAAAGAAAGCAAAAGCATCATTGGATGACTTAACTGAGGAAAATATGACTGATGTTGTTACTGCTGCCAGTGAAGTGaaagctgtgttgtcatgtgtgacAGGAAGCCAACTGTCCACAGAAGTGAAGTTCATTAGTCCACTCAACATTGCCAAAAGGTCAAAGCAAACCAGCGTAAAATTGAATGGTCAAGTTCATGTTCAGACCCCTCGGAGCGTCAATGTTTCGGTTTCCTCACACCCTGGGTCTGGTTTCAAAATGGCCTCCAataagaagatacattttttttcagcAAATCTGGAGAAAGACAAGGATCTGTTTAAGGAGATTGAGGATGAAATACCTGCAGTCAATATTCCTGAGATAAGCCTTCCTGAGGAAGGCAACATGTCATGTGGATTGGAGCTTGTTGATGGATCTCATTTACCACCTCTACTCTATACACACCAGAGGTCTGTTGATAGCCAAGGTCCGTTGACAGCCTCACAGAGAGCTGATGTTTCAGAATTGTGCAGTCTCTTAGAAGCTGCAGACAGCCAATTTGAGTTCACACAGTTTAAACCAGCAAAGCTGAACTTCTATGTACCAGATGGTAGCCCCCCTCGTCAATCTGAGAAAGAATTGGGTCCCGACTTTCTCACTGGCATAGATTTCGATGACAGTTTCAACTCTGATGTTGAGAAGCAATCTGTGAAGATGGCCACCCCTGACAAAAATACAACTATTTCTCATTGCAAGGAAATTTGCCAAGTAACAAccaccaaaattaaatctagtgGGGCATCATCCAGCAATTCAACAGAGAAACCCAAAGAACATGTTATCCACAGAAGAGTACTTTACATTCCCAGTTATAGCTCTGAAAACATAGCTGAGCGTTCCTTTGGTTTGTTGACAAAAACCACAAACAAGAACCATCTACTCGATATGGATACGAACACCAGTGGAATGGAGTGTGAAAGCAAAGATCTCCCCAAGTTGGGTGTGGGTTTTAAAACTGCTGGCGGAAATGCTATGATAGTTTCAGAGAAGTGTCTGAGCAAAGCAAGGGCCTTGTTTGCAGATTTTGAGGGAAAAAACTGTGCACCCAAGTGTGCAGTAAAGAATCCGGAACAAGTTGAAACGTCACCTGTTCAATATAGAGGCGAAGTTGATACAAATGTTGATTCAAATGTGACACATTTTCATGGCCCTGAAAAGAAAGTAGATCTGAAGGAACCACGTGATGAATACATTGACAAGATTAAAGTGGACTTTACACATTCTCACAAACATGGGGATGGTGGATTCCAGACAGCCAGTGGTAAAGGAGTGACCATCTCGGCAAAGGCCCTTCAAAAAGCAAATGCAGTCTTCAAAGACTGTGACGCTATGGAAGGTGCAGGTTGTGCATCAGAAAAGCTGAGCAAAACAAGTGTTGTATCAGAGACTGGCAGTAATAATTTTGAGAGAAACAATTGTGGCTTCAGCACTGCTCGAGGGAAGAGAGTTGATGTTTCTGCAAAATCTCTACTGAAGGCAAGGACTCTCCTGAATGACTGTGATGAATTGGACAATTCTAAGCCAGGGAAAATCCCCAGCTTGAATGCAAAGATACCAAGTCAGAATATTCCGCAGAAAAGTGACTGTGATTTTAAGAAACCCAGTAGTAAAGCAGCCTCCATATCAGCAAAGATCCCTTTTACAGCAGAAACTCCATTTGATGGTGGCACGTCACATGATGTTCTAGGGGCAAAGAGCAAAATGCTCGAACCAGAGAATTCTCAAACCCATGCCAAAGATCCTTTGAAAAATGGATGTGGATTCAGTACTGCCAGTGGTAAAAGAGTGTCTGTGTCCGAAGGGGCACTGTTGAAAGCACAGGCTCTTTTGAGTGAATGTCATGTAGATGGAGAGGAACTTTCTAAACCAAAGAAAAAAATCACAGTAGATCTTCATACCATTCAGAATCCAACACAGAAGCACAGTGGATTTAAGACTGCAACTGTCTCAGAAGTTACCGTATCACCTAAGGTCCATAAGCAAGCAAAGGCTGTTTTCAACAACTGCGATTCCAATATGGACAGCTTAATCAGTGCTGAAGCAAAGCAAGGGAATATAGACGTAAAGTCGGCGGATGGTCTGATGAACAATCCAGGGAAAAGCTATTGTGCCTTCATGACAGCTGGTGGAAAGAATGTGCATGTATCTGAAAAGGGTATTTTGAAGGCGAAGAGCATTCTGAATGAAAACCTTGATAACTGCACAGACTCAAATGCCATTGAGGAGGCTTGGTTTTCAGATGGTAGATTTTCGTTACTCACTGAAGATGGTACAGGTGTCAAAAAAGGAGCAGGGAACAAATCAAATTCTTCTGACCTCAACGATGATGAAAAGAGCTGTGATTTCAGCACTGCCGGTGGCAGGACTGTGCATATGTCCGATGGAGCACTCCAGAAAGCAAAGTCTATTCTGAACGAATGTGATGTAATTGAAAATCCACAACCTGAGAATGGCCACAAAGTGCATCTGGAAAAGATTCCAACAAAGGAAACGCATGAAATCTCTCATGGTAGCACAGCTAGTGGGAAAGGGGTGTTTATTTCAGAGAAGGCACTTCAAGAAGCATGTGAGGATACCCTTGCCAGTGATACTGACCCTCACAAAAGATCTGAAGCAAATAGGCCACTGAAGGTCCCTACTCCCCATATTAATGTTCAGCGTGTGCCGGTCAAAGCAGTCCGACTGGAGGACCGCGAAGTGATCCAGACCATTGTTGGAATGGCATGTCAGTCTTCATCTGTGGAATGTCAAGCGGAGTCTtccttgttacattttgaatcccTTGGATTCAGTGGCTGCTCTGTGACTCAGAGGAGGTACTTTGCCCAGGAGGCCATGGATTGTACCAAGGCTCTTTTAGAGGACGAAGACTTGACCGATCATTGTCCTGGAACACCAATCCAAGCTAACCCCATGTCCTGCAAGGGGGGTTTTGAGATGAGAAGTGGAATTGTGAAAAGGTCGGCAGAGGATTTAGGGATGACAg ACCAGCCTCCTCTGAAAAGAAGACTCTTGACCAAATTCGACAGAACTGTGGATTGTAGTAGACGGTCAGAACTCACTCCAGCTAAAAGCAGTTCAGATG GTATATTTAAAGACAGGAGAGTCTTCAAATATAATGTGGCTCTTCAACCTAATGTCACCAGGCCATATCG CGCTAACCAGAGATGTGTAGACACAAGGCTGAATAAGACCGAGCCACAGAAGACAACGTCAGATCCAACCGCCGAAGACCGTAAACCAGTTAGCTCCAAGACAGCTGTATTTGTCCCCCCATTCCGGAAGAATGTCAAGCTTGAGCCACAGAGGAGCAGTGGTCTTAAGGACAAGACTAGAGCACCTGGTGTGTTTGTTTCCCCGTTTCGAAAAGACAACCGCGTAACCAGGGAGGGTTCCTTTAAGCCTTCAGAAGATAATCATTCTCCCTTCATCTCTGAAATGCCTTCCAAGACCACATCTGTTCCACTTCCTGAGTACAACCCCATCACTGACACTGGTAGTGATAACGCAAAGGAGTCCATTAAGGAACAGGACCCACAAAATATTGACAAAACGGACCTAGGCGATGATGGTGGCCATTGCCTTCCTGTCACCCTAGGAGGAGAGGATGCCACTGCAGAGGAGTCTATTGCAG atgcaGAGTGCTTGCAGCTGGCCCGAGACATGCAGGACATGAGAATCAAGAAGAAGAAGCGGCAGACCATTAGACCTCTCCCTGGCAGCCTGTACCTGGCCAAGACATCTGGGGTGGCCAGGCTGACCCTCAGGGAGGCTGTTGGAGGTCGGCACccggtacaacacacacacaaacag CTGTATGGCTACGGAGTGCACCGGCATGTTTCGGATATCAGCAGTGAGAGTGCCGAGGCGTTCCGCTTTGTCTGCCGACACTTCTTCAGACGCGAGGCGTTTGTAGAGGGGTGCATTCAGCTGGCCGACGGGGGTTGGCTCATCCCTCGCAACGATGGAACCGCAGGGAAACATGAGTTCCACAG AGCGTTGTGTGACAGCCCTGGCGTGGACCCCAAGCTGATCAGTGAGGCCTGGGTGTTCAACAACTACCGCTGGGTGGTGTGGAAACAGGCCTGCATGGAGAGGGCATTCCCAGCAGTGATGGGCAGCCTCTGTCTCACACCAGAACAGGTGCTCCTACAACTGAAATACAG gtacgACTTGGAGGTGGACAACAGCAAGAGGTCCGCTCTAAGGAAGATCATGGAGAGAGACGACACGGCagtcaagaccatggtgctttgtGTATGTGGTGTTGTCACCAAAGGCCATAACTCAACAAG GCAGAGCTGGAGTGAGACCAAGACCAAAACACCACCCGGGAGCGCCGCAGGGTCTAAAGCGACGTCGTCCCCAGTAGGCTTGATCTGGCTGACGGATGGCTGGTACGCCATCAAGGCCCAGCTGGACGTCCCACTGACCGCCATGCTCCGCCGGGGCCGCCTGGCGATTGGGGGGAAGGTGCTGGTCCACGGGGCCGAGCTGGTGGGATCTCAGGATGCCTGCTCCCCACTAGAGGCTCCCGACTCCCTCATGCTGAAG ATTAGGGCCAACGGCACCAGAGTGGCGCGTTGGTACACCAGGCTAGGGTTCTACAGCAACCCTAGTccgttcctcctccccctctcctccctctacagcAACGGAGGCCCCGTGGGCTGTGTGGACATTGTGGTGCTGAGGAGCTACCCTACCCAG tGGATGGAGAAGAAGTCGGACGGAGGGTTTGCGTTCCGCGCAGGCcgtgcagaggagagggaggcgcgGCGTCACGGGGACGCCAAACACAAAGCCATGGAGATCCTGTTCGCCAAGATCCAGGCCCAGTTTGAGAAGGAGGACG TTTGCGGTAAACCCAGAGGCCGGAGACGGACCCTGCGTGGTCGAGACATTGAGACACTGCTGGACGGGGAGGAGCTGTACGACGCGGTGGAGAATGACCCAGTTTATCTGGAG GGCCGTCTGAGTGAGCAGCAACGGGAGGCGTTGAACAGCTATAGGCGTTGTGTTGGTGAGAGGAGGCAAGCGGCACTGCAGGAGCGGTTCCGCCAGGCTCTGGAAAGCACCCAGGAGGGCGAGGGCGGGAGCTGTCACAACCGAGACGTGACCCCCATCTGGAAGCTCAGCGTCGCTGACTCCAGGGCCAAGCCGGGCAGCAATG CAGTGTACCTGTTGAATATCTGGCGCCCCTCCATGGATCTGCAGTCCTTGCTGAAGGAGGGCTGTCGATACAAGGCCTACAAACTATCCACGTCGGAGGGCAAGAAACGGGCCGGTAACACCTCCATTCAGCTCACCGCCACCAAGAAAACCCAGTTCCAGAATTTACAG GCTTCTGCAGGGTGGTTGTCTGAGCGTTTCCAAGCCCGAGAGGCGGTTGGCTTTCGCGTTCTCCTGAACCGGGACTTAAAGCCGCTCTGTGGAGAGGTGGATCTGGTAGGCTACGTCATCTCCATCACAGACAGACAAG GTCACTCTCCAGTGGTGTATCTAGTGGATGGCTGGCTGGACTTTGTCAAGGTGCGCTGCTGCAGCAGTCTGGTCCAGCAGGGCTTGGAGGAGGTGGTCAAGCCTCTGGCTCTGGTGGCTCTCAGTAACCTTCAGCTCCGagcccatccctcctcccccacccctaTCCGCAGCGCCATCCCTGGCCTATACGCTGGAGAACTGGTCTCGTTTTCCACCAACCCCAAGGAGCCACATCTACAGGAGGCTGCCACTCAACTCAGAACCCTTGTCCAG GGCCAGGAACACTTCTTCAGGACTGCAGAGGAGAGGTTATCTAACTTAGTCCAGGGGTCTGCCCAGTGTCTTCCTCCGCCGCCATGGACTCCAGGCTGGAAAGCAGATGCCAAACCAGATGCCAGGACTACT ATGACACCCCAGCAGTCAGTTCGAAGCGTTGGCCCCTTCACCCCCCTGAACAGGGTCGTCCCCCCTCCACCCGCCTGCTCCTCCGGGGGGGACAACAAAGACCCCAAGAGCCTGAAAAGAAAGAGGTGCCTGGAGTACCTGTGTCgtgtcccctctccccctccactctGCCCCTTGGGCACCATGACCTTACCCTCGCCGTCCGTCAACAAGACCTTCAACACACCTCGCAGGACCGAGACCCACCGGATCCTAAAGACACCTTTGGCCCCCGCTCCACAGCATGTCCACCTGCCCCTAGAGGATGAGTGGGTGGAGGATGAAGAGCTGGTCATGATTGACACTCAGGCCCTACACGATGGCATAGGGATAGACACGTGA